AATTAACAACTTAATTTCGGACATCTATCAGAAGGATATTAATGAAAAAGACGCACAGCTAAGAGCACTTCGAGCCCAGATAAATCCACATTTTCTTTATAATACTCTAGACACAATCAATTGGATGGCACAATTTGGGAAATCAGAAGAAGTTAGTAAAATGACCACCTCTTTAAGTAGGCTGTTGAAAAAAAGTATAACGAATAATGGTGAGTTCATTAGACTTGAAGAAGAGATTAATTATATTGATGATTATATGACGATTCAAAAAATTAGGTTTCAAGACAGAATTCATTATTCTGTTAACATTAATCCAGAGGCAAAAAATTGTTTAGTTCCAAAACTGATTCTGCAGCCAATCGTTGAAAATGCTATGATTCATGGTATTGAAAAGAAAATTGGCAACGGATATTTATTTATCAATGGGAAAATTAAAAATAACAAATTACACATTGAAGTTTTAGATAATGGAGTTGGTATGGATGAAAATAAAGTCGCCGCTCTTTCCGAGGGTAGATATGTAAGTCTTGATGACAACAGAGGAACAGGAAATGGGATATTAAATGTTCAAAACCGGATTCAATTATTATTTGGTGATGATAATGGTTTAAAGATTAAAAGTAATATTAACGTGGGAACCTCGTTTGAGTTGACTTTACCTATAAGAAGGGAGGGAGTCTAAATGTTGAAAGTACTAATTATTGACGATGAACCATTTATTAGTAAAGGATTATCTGAAAAAATCGATTGGCCAGCCCTTGGCTGCGAAATTTGTGGAATGGCTTCGAATGGTTACGAAGGAAAAAAACTAATTAATCAACTTAAGCCAGATATCGTAGTGTCTGATATTGTTATGCCGGGACATACAGGCCTAGAATTGGCGGAGTTCGTTCATCAAAATCATAAAGATATCTTAATGATTCTCTTGTCAGGATATGATGAGTTTACATTTGCTAAAGAAGCCTTTAAATATGGCGTTTTTGATTATTTACTTAAACCCACAGTCGTCGATGAAGTAATGGCAGTGATTAAAAATGCAGTAAATACTATAGAACAAAAAAGAGATAAAGAGAAAAACTATGAATATTTGGAAAATGCTCTTCAGGAGAGTATACCCATTATAGAACAATCTTTATTATATGAGATGACGGTTAAGGGGATAGTACCGACACAAAATATAAAACAAAGCATCGATCTTACGCCTGGAAAAGGTGCCGTGATAACAGTAGAAATGGATAGTGATATACAAAATGATACTGTTACAAAATCAATCAAGGACTTATTACAAACAAAAAATATGGAAGCAAGATTTGTAACCAATGATCAAAAACTTTTGGTAATACCTTCATTCTCACTATTATTGCCAGATAAAGTGGTAGAAACACGATTAAAAGATATTGCTGAACATATATTGAGTTATTTTTCTTTTGAGAATCGCATCCATGTTTCAATGGGTATTGGAGGAATGTTTACGTCTATCAATACCTTACACTCCTCTTACTTACAATCAATCAAAGCATTATCACGGGGTTATTTTGTTGGGAAAGGGAAGATTCATATATATTCTGAATCTAGCACCGAACATTTTAACAATAATTTTTCAGCTGAATTATCGAACTTTATTGAAAAGTTTGAAGAATGGGAACTTGAGAAGATACTGCTTCAAATTGAGGGACTATTCAAGGAGCTAAAATACACATTTGATAGACAGTTAGTATTAAATCTTTGCTTAGAGTTATTAATTAAATTAGGATTGATCGTTGCAAAATGGGATAAAAATTTTTCAATGACCGTTGGGTATGAACAACTTGAACGGTGTAAAACCTTTGAACAACTACTTGAATTTATGAAGCAAACCTGTGTGAAGGTGAAAAATCATCTTTATGAAACAATGAATAAAAATAACTTAGGTGTAGTTGAGCAGGCAAAACGAATTATTGAACAACAATATGGTAATCCAGATTTAAATGCACAGTTTATTGCAGAACAACTTGATGTTAGTGTTAGTTACTTAAGCCGGACCTTTAAAAAGGATACTGGGGAAAATCTTAGTAATTTCTTAACCGAAAAACGGATTCAGGAGGCACAAAAACTTTTAACTACTACTGATTTAAAAGCCAACGAGGTTTCAATTATGGTAGGATTTCTTGATGCAAGATATTTTGGTCAAGTTTTTAAGAAAATTATGAGAACAACACCTTCTGAATATAAAAAATGTAAGTAATCAATTTTTAAACATCAAAATTTCAACCTTTCTCCCTCATGGCCGTATCACATGAATTTCATGTGCTGCGGTTTTTTTATTGTGGTAGTCAATATTTTCAACAACTACATCAAAAATTTCAACCTTTCTCTCTAATGGTAGTTAGGTAAAATTAAAAACAAGAAAGCACTTTCAACTACTTTTGTAAGGGATTGCAATTGCAGGAGGGAATATACGAAAAGACACATTATCCCTAATTTTTATCCCTCCAATAAATCGTTGGCTGGGAACAGGGAGAAAAGTAGTTAAATCTTTTTAGGAGAGAGAAGGGGATTATATGACAAACAGTAAGAAAAAGATTACCATACCTAGAGCCATTGGTTATGGATTAACGGACATCATGGGTGGAGGTGCTTTCACCGTTATTGCCGCTTGGTTAATGTATTACTATACAACATTTGTTGGTTTGACTCCTGTTGAAGGGGCCTCCATTATTGCTATTGCTCGTATAGTAGATGCGGTAGTGAGCTTATCTATCGGCAGTATCACAGATAACTTCTATAAATTTAAATTGGGAAGAAAGTTTGGCAGACGCCGTTTCTTTCTATTAATTGGTTCGCCGCTCATGGCCACATATGTGTTGCTGTGGTTTACAGGAATGAATTATTGGTACTACCTTTTAAGCTATCTGTTATTTGAAATCGTTATGGCTTTAGTATTAATTCCTTGGGAAACGCTGCCATCCGAAATGACAAAGGATTTTAATGAAAGAACAAAATTATCCACAGCAAGAATGTTTATGTCTGGTACAGGTGTATTTTTAGCCACGTTTGTTCCTGCACGGTTAATCGCTTACTTTGGTGAAGATAATGCGTATGCTTATTTTATCAATGCTGTATTTTTTGCCATACTGTTTGCGATTTGTATCTTTATCTCTTATAAAGTAACGTGGGAAAACAAGCTTACACCTGAAGAAGAAAGAGAATTAATCGTCCAATCGGGCAAATCTAAAAGTTTTGGTGAAACACTAAGTGCGATTGGATCCGTTTTAAAGGAATATTGGACTACCTTGAAAATAAAAAGCTTTCGTAAACATTTAGCGATCTATTTATTATCCTTCACTGCTAAAGACGTATTTAATGCTGTTTTTGTTTATTTCTGTGTGTTTGCTCTAAGTATATCATCTTCACTTGCTGCAGACTTACTATCACTCAGTATAATTGGGGTGCCTATTATGCTGGTAGCTGGTTTCTTAATGATAAAAGTTGGTCCTGGTAATTTGTATAAAATCTCCTATTCCGTAATGCTTATCTGTTTGGGAGCGTTTTATGTAGTCTATTTAACTAAGCCTGATTCGATGGTCGTCATGCTGTTTGTGATTGCTGCTTTTTATCAAGTTGGCAGAGCAATTTTAGACTTTACACCGTGGAATGTATTCCCTTTCATTCCGGATATTGACGAGATTGTAACGAGACAAAGGCGAGAAGGATTGTTTGCAGCAGTTATGACATTCGCCAGAAAAACGTCTGTTGCATTGGCTACTATGGTTGTGGGACTTGTACTACAATGGGGCGGTTTTGTTGCAGGAGAAAAAACACAAACAGCAGAGGCAGTTCATACCATCGTCTATACTATGGTCATTGGCGCTTCAGTTCTTCTTGTTGCAGCATTACTAGTGGTTTTCACTTTTAAATTAAATAAACAAACTCATAAAATATTAGTCGATGAGATTGATAGATTAAAAAATAATGGTTCAAAACTTAAAGTGGATCCACAAACAAAAGAAGTTGTTGAAAATCTTACTGGGTTTAAGTATGAGGACATCTGGAAGGATAATGATGAAAGTAAAATAAAATCTGCTTGAGTAAGTCACTCTCTAGAAAGCGTAAGGTGAAAAAATTATGTCAATCCGTGAAAAATACATGTTCAAGTTTATCAATGAAGACAATAATTGTTTATCTTTTAAATTAGATCATAGTAATTTTATTGCTAGAGTATTTGTTTTAGAAAATGATATTGTTCGTGTTTTGATGACAGATGGTGAAGAGCTATCGCTGCCACAAACTTGGTTAGTTGCACCGGGAATGGATGATGTTCCTATGGAAGGCAGACAACGTTTGGATATTAGTCCATTTAGTTTGCCAACCTATGTTTCGTACGAAAGAGATGAAGTATTTTATATTGAAACATCTGCATTAAAAGTTGAAATTAAACTAAATGGATTCAATATACATTGGTACCATAAGGATTCGGAACAATCAGATTATATTCATTTTATGAATGACCGAAAAACACAAGCCTATAATTTTGATGGTTCATTAGGTGAAGGAATATTTCATTATATCGAGAGAACGAGAGAAGAAAGTTATTACGGTTTAGGGGAAAAGGCGGGCGAAACCGACCGCTACGGTAAGCGCTATCGTATGTTGAACGTTGATCCAATGGGTTACGATGCCCAATATACTGACCCATTGTACAAACATATCCCGTTTTATATCACCCGAAATGATAAAACAAATATTTCATTTGGAATATTTTACGATAATATGTCAAAAGCAGTATTTGATATGGGAAATGAAATGGATAATTATCATGGCTGGTATCGCTATTTCCAATCAGATGCCGGTGATTTAGATTACTATATCATTGCTGGTCCGGAAGTAAAGGATGTTGTAAAAAGATACACTTGGTTAACCGGGAAACCGATTTTTCAGCCAAAATGGAGCTTGGGCTATTCGGGATCTACGATGACATATACAGATTTACCGAAATCCCAAGAAAGATTAAATGAATTCCTGCAATTATGTGAAGAACATGATATTATTTGTGATTCGTTCCAATTATCATCAGGCTATACGTCTATTGGGGATAAACGTTATGTATTTAACTGGAATAGAGATAAGTTTCCAGACCCTAAAGGGTTCACAGATGGATATCATGAAAAGAATGTGCATCTTTGTGCGAACATCAAGCCTTGCTTGTTAAAAGACCACCCATTATTCGAAGAATTACAAGATAAAGGGATGTTTATTAAATCGGAAGATGGCAAAACGCCTGAAATGGCACAATTTTGGGATGAAGTAGGAGCCTATTTGGATTTTACAAATAAAGAAACTTATGCATGGTGGAAAAAGAAGGTAACTGAAGCATTACTGGAATATGGTATTGATTCTACATGGAATGATAACAATGAGTTTGAAATTTGGACGAAAAATGTAAAAAGCAATGGGTTTGGACAAGAGGTAAATTTTGAACTTGTACGTGCCTTACAGCCATTATTAATGATGAAAGCTTCCTATGAGGCACAAAAGGAATTTTCACCAGAAGTAAGACCATATTTAATTTCACGATCCGGTAGCCCAGGGATGCAGCGATATGTTCAAACATGGACAGGTGATAATTATACGAGCTGGAAAACCGTAAAATACAATATTAAAATGGCCGTTGGTTTAAGCTTATCGGGTGTATATAATATCGGTCATGATATTGGCGGATTTTCCGGCCCTGCTCCGTCACCGGAATTATTTGTCCGTTGGGTGCAAAATGGAATTTTCTATCCTAGATTTACGATTCATTCATGGAATGACGACCAAACGGTCAATGTTCCTTGGATGTATGAAGAAACAGCTGGCCATATAAGGGATTTAATTAAGTTTAGACACAGATTAACTCCATATTTGTATACTTTGTTATACAATGCTCACGATCAGTATGAGCCTATCATTAAACCAACATTCTACGAGTTTGGTCAAGATAAAAAGACATTTGAAGAATGTGATGATTTTATGTTAGGTGATTCCATTCTAGTGACATCTGTGGTAGAAGAAGGAGCAACTGAGCGGACAGTTTATTTACCAAAGTTTGATGGCGGGTGGTACGATTATCATACATCAACTTGGTATGAAAGTGGACAAACTGTAACGGTACCTGCACCATTAACATATGCGCCTTTCCTTGTAAAAGAAGGCAGTATCATTCCAGTGAATGATGCAGACTGTTCATTTCTAACAAAAACAAACGATGAACGGGGATTTGAGTTGTTCCCTCATCAACAAACAGGTACATCAGATTATGTATTGTACGAGGATGACGGAATCTCTTCAAATTTTCAAGAAAATCATACTAATCTTCATGTCCACATGAAAACAACTAGTGATCGATTGGAAGTTTCTTTAGAAAAAGAAGGGGTCTTCGAGTTGTCATATAAACAAATTACATTCCATTTGCCAAAAGGTGAAACACGGGAGCTAGTGGTGAACGGACAGCCTTTACAACAAACAGATAATGGAAGTTTTGTTTACTATCTATAAAATTTAAAGGATTTTCTCCCTCATTATTAAATAGACCCTATAGTATAGATATACATAAACAGTCTAACTATAGGGTATTTTTCTTGTATAATGTATAGTGGGATTTTAAGAATTTCATATCCCGAATGTACCATTATAGAAAGGGAAGTATCATCCTATGAAACAATCATTGAAAACGATTTCTATTTTTTTTATAACATCGATTTTTGTAGTTATACTTTCAGCCTGTGATAACAACCCAAGTCAAAAAGAAACAATCGGAACAGACAATGAAAAGAAGGTTACCTTGGATTTCCTATGGTTTAGTGACGGTGTAGAGGGAAAGGTAATGAAAGAGATTATCAAGGATTATCAGGCAAAAAATCAAAATGTTGAAATTAAATTAATAGAAGTAGCTTATCAAGATTTAGATACCAAATTAAAAAGAATGATTGCAGGCGGGGAACCTCCAGCATTAGCACGAATAACAGATACTGGGAATTTCGCTGACTTTGCATTAGATCTTACACCATATGTTGGGGGAGAGGAAGAATTTACTTCTCAATTTCTCCCAGCAATTAAACCTTATTATGTAAAAGAGAATAGAATTATTGCAGCACCGATGGATGTTACGGCAACCAGCATCATCTATAACAAATCATTGTTTAGTAAAGCAGGAGTGCAAGTTCCGCAAACCCCTGACGAAGTTTGGACCTGGGATGAATTTGCCGAAGCTCTTAAAACAGTGAAAGTAAAAGGCGGGGCAAAACAAGGGCTGTTAGTTGATTTTACCCCTCGCAGATATTCCACTTTAGTTTATCAATTTGGCGGAAGCCTCATGACAGAAGATGGTTCTGCACCAGCAATCAATAATGAAAAAGGCGTAGCAGCATTAGATTATTTTATCAAACTTCATAAAGATGCGATCATTCCTGAATCGGTTTGGTTAGGTGTGGACGATCCAATTAAACTTTTCCGCTCAGGACAGGCTGCTGCTCACTTATCTGGAAACTGGATTCTAAGCAACTATAGCGATATTGAGAATTTTGAGTGGGGGGTAACCTATCTTCCTAAAAAAGAGATTCGTTCTTCTGTGCCTGGTGGAAAATATATCATGGGCTTCAAAAATACTGAGGTAGAAGAAGAAACAGCTGATTTTATTAAATATTTATCAACAAAGGAAGTTAATGCAAAATTCAATCAAGAGTCTCTGTTGTTAAGTTCACGATTAGATAACAATGAATTAAACTACGAGTTTGGCAAAGAGATGTTTAAAACATTTTCAAATGAATTAGAAAATACGCCAATAATTGCAGCGGAAGATTGGCGCAATCAAGAGGTCATTTCCCAGATTTCCACTGATATGAGAGACTTAATCATCAGTGCTCTAAATGGGGAAGTAACCTCACAAGAGGCAATGGATGCAGTGGCAGAAAAAATTAGAGAAGCGATTGAGGGAAGTCACACTAATCAGAGTGAAAATAGATATGACGTGCCTGATAACCTTCAATCATCAAACCATTCAGCAAGTTATTGAAAAATCTTGAGTCAAAGATCTATGGACTATATTGATGTGTTTATGACCTTTAAATAATAAGAACAGAGAGGAAAGGATTAATGTTATGAACCAGAAAATCATCCCTGCCTCTTCTAATATGAAGGAATTCGAATCCTTTTTGAGAAGTCCTTACGAGATTGGTGTATTTTTAGATATGCATATTGCTCAGTTAAAACATATTAATAGTATGGCTAAGGAAAAAGGGAAGAAAATGATTTACCATGTGGACTTAATCCACGGCATAAAAAATGATGATTATGCCACAGAGTATATTTGTCAAGAATTCAAGCCGTATGGCTTAATCTCAACTAAATCTAGTGTGATTCAAAAGGCAAAGCAAAAAGGTGTAATTGCGGTACAAAGAATCTTCCTAATCGATAGTCATGCTCTTGAAAAAAGCTATAAATTAATAACAAAAACCCAGCCCGATTACATTGAAGTCCTGCCTGGGGCAATGCCGAAAATTATTGCGGAAGTTAAGGAGAGTGTTGGAATACCCATTTTGGCTGGGGGGTTAATTCGAAACTCTGAAGATGTGGATGCTGCACTAATGGCCGGCGCTACAGCTATCACGACTTCAAAACGAGAATTATGGGAGGGTTTTTTTTAACATATTAATAACATACTCATGTTAAAAAAGTTGTTGACATGGGTTTTAGTAGAATTGTATACTTTCCTCAACAAGTTAACAGTATGTGACGGAGAGTAGGAGATTCACGCAGAGACCCATTTGTGGTTAATTCTGTTTTGTGAATCTCCTTTTTTATCTTCATATATAAGAAGATATTTTTGGAAGATGGTATTTTGGGGGGAAATTAATAGTGGAAAAATACATTTTATCTATAGACCAGGGGACAACTAGTTCACGTGCGATTATATTTAATAAAAATGGAGAAATTGTTCATTCTGCACAAAAGGAAATCACGCAATATTTTCCAAAGCCAGGCTGGGTCGAACACAATCCTAATGAAATTTGGGGTTCCATTCTTTCGGTTGTTGCCGAAGTCTTATCAGAATCCGAAATTAAACCTGAACAAATTGCAGGGATAGGGATTACAAACCAACGCGAAACAGCTATAGTCTGGGACAAGGAAACAGGCCATCCAGTTTATAATGCCATTGTTTGGCAATCAAGACAAACAACTGAGATTTGTGAAGATTTGAGAGAAAATGGTTATAATGACCTATTTCGTAACAAAACTGGACTGTTAATTGATCCTTACTTTTCAGGAACAAAGGTAAAATGGATCCTCGATCATGTGGAAGGGGCACGTGAAAAAGCGGATCAAGGAAAATTAATATTTGGTACTGTTGATACTTGGCTGGTTTGGAAACTATCCGGAGGCCGTGCACATGTAACCGATTATTCTAATGCTTCACGAACCTTAATGTTCAACATCTATGAATTAAAGTGGGATGATGAATTATTGGATATTTTAGGTGTACCTAAATCTATGCTGCCCGAGGTTAGACCCTCATCTGAAATCTATGGGAAAACGGTTGATTATCACTTTTTCGGGAACGAGATTCCAATATCTGGGATTGCTGGTGATCAGCAGGCTGCATTGTTCGGACAAGCGTGCTTTGACGAAGGAATGGCGAAAAACACCTATGGTACTGGCTGCTTTATGTTAAAGAATACGGGGGAGAAAGCTGTTCGCTCAGGGCATGGATTATTAACCACTATAGCATGGGGGCTGAATGGAAAAGTAGAATACGCACTTGAGGGTAGTATTTTTGTGGCGGGTTCTGCCATTCAGTGGCTTCGTGATGGGTTAAGAATGTTTAAAGATGCAAAGGATAGTGAAGCATATGCATTAAAAGTTGATTCCAGCGATGGAGTCTATATGGTCCCAGCGTTTGTAGGCCTAGGAACTCCATATTGGGATAGTGATGTACAAGGTGCCGTTTTTGGTTTAACCCGTGGTACGACAAAGGAACATTTAATACGCGCTACGTTAGAATCACTTGCATACCAAACAAAAGATGTCTTATCTGCCATGGAAGCTGATTCTGGAATTGAACTAAAAACTCTCCGTGTTGATGGCGGGGCGGTGAAAAACAATTTCCTAATGGAGTTCCAAAGTGATATTTTGGATGTTCCAGTAGAAAGACCAGTTGTAAATGAAACTACCGCATTAGGAGCAGCATATTTAGCAGGACTTGCTGTTGGCTTCTGGGAAAGCCAAGAGGAAATTGCAAAGCAATGGGCGGTTGACCGAACGATTTTACCAAAGATGTCTGATGAAAATCGGAATAAATTATATGACGGTTGGAAAAAAGCAGTGAAAGCAACAATGGCTTTTAAATAATTATTTTCAATTTCCTTACTTAATGTTATACTAAAAGCAAGTTAATACATGGCAGGAGAAGTCGGAGAGACCACAAAAACATTATCAATATTGATAATGTCTTTGTGGTCTCTTTTTATTTCATCTAAAAAAAATAAATCTATTATACAAGCAGGAGGAGTAGTACATTATGAAATTTTCAAACCTAAATCGAACTGAATTTGTTAACAAATTTAAAACACAAGTTTTTGATGTATTAGTTATAGGCGGAGGAATTACAGGAGCTGGTATTGCCCTTGATGCTCAATCCCGTGGGATGAATACGGCCCTAGTTGAAATGCAAGACTTCGCTGCCGGGACCTCAAGCAGGTCGACAAAATTAGTTCACGGCGGCCTTAGATATCTAAAACAATTTGAAGTTAAAATGGTGGCAGAGGTTGGAAAAGAAAGGGCGATTGTCTACGAAAATGGTCCGCATGTGACAACGCCTGAATGGATGTTATTGCCACTTCATAAGGGTGGTACTTTTGGGAAAATTAGCACATCCATTGGTCTGCGTGTATACGATTTCTTAGCTGGTGTTAAAAAGTCGGAACGGAGAAAAATGCTAACCTCACAGTCAACATTAGAAAAAGAGCCGCTTATCAAAAAATCTGGTTTAAAGGGTGGCGGTTATTATGTTGAATATCGTACAGATGATGCAAGGCTGACCATTGAGGTCATGAAAGCGGCGGTGGCAAAAGGGGCAATTGCTTGTAACTATACAAAAGTATCAAAGCTTCTTTATGAAAATGGAAAAGTAATTGGTGCCTTGGTCCAAGATCAATTTACAGGAGAGATGTATGAAATACATGCCAAAAAGATCGTTAATGCTGCTGGACCATGGGTGGATCAAATTCGTGAAATGGATAAATCCAAAAAAGGGAAAGTCCTACTGCTTTCAAAAGGTGTTCACTTAGTGATTGACCAATCCCGTTTTCCTTTGAAACAAGCCATCTATTTTGACACACCAGACGGCCGTATGGTGTTTGCGATCCCTCGTGACGGAAAGGTCTATGTCGGAACAACAGATACTTTCTATAATGAAGATGCCGTAAACCCTAATATGACAGAAAGTGATCGTAGTTATATTTTAAATGCGATTGATTATATGTTCCCTGAAGTGAAAATAAGTGAAAAAGATGTCGAATCGAGCTGGGCTGGTGTACGACCGCTTATTTACGAAGAAGGAAAGAATGCATCAGAAATTTCTCGAAAAGATGAGATATGGGAATCGAAATCGGAGTTGATTACCATTGCTGGAGGTAAATTAACAGGATACCGAAAAATGGCTGAAATGGTGGTTGATTTATTGGCTGCAAAATTAAAATCAGAAGAGGGGAGAAGTTTCAAATCGTGTCAAACGAAGTATCTCCCAATTTCAGGTGGTGATGTAGGAGGTTCAAAACAATTTCCATCTTTTATTACTGCAACAGTTAGAAGAGGTATGGAAATAGGTCTTACAAAAGAAGAGGCTGAAACATTAGTGAAAACATATGGGTCCAATAGTAATACAGTGTTTGAATTGTTGAAAAATAATATGTCTGATGCAAAAAAATATCAATTACCTACGGTGTTATTTGCAAAATTACTTTATAGCGTTGAACATGAAATGATTGCCACACCTATAGATTTCTTAAACCGTAGAACAGGTGCCATTTTATTTGATATACAATCCGTAAAAGAATGGAAGAAGCAAGTAATTGCTTATTTAGCTGATAGATTTAATTGGTCTGGTCAAGAGAAAAACAAATATACATCTTCTGTAGATGAGGCAATAAAAGCTGCTGTCATTCCTGTTGATCAAACAAATTCTTACCGAAAAGCTGCAAATGGTAATTAACTTTAAGGGAGGATTTGCTTAAGAACTAAAGAAGTTAAAGATATTTTATTTGAACAGTAGGGTGAACATTATGGAACTTGGTGTTGGTGCTTATCTCAAGAAGATAAATAAGAGCTTAGTTTTAAGTAAAATTATTAAACATGAAATGATTTCAAGAGCTGAACTATCAAATATTACAAAATTAACAAAGGCAACCATTTCTTCACAGGTTTCGGACCTTTTAGAGGATGGGTTAATTATAGAAACTCAGCAAGAGTATAACAGTGTTGGAAGAAAGCCCATTATGCTTTCACTAAGGCAAAATGCGGGGTATGCTTTAGGAATTGATCTGGATTATCGGAATATTACATTTACTGTATGTGATTTAAAGGGGAACCCAGTTCATTCAGATCATGTAGAATTGGAGAATTCAAACTATGATGAGATTCTTCATCTTTTAATCGCCCAAATTAGAGGGTACCAAGAAAAATTTTCTGATAGTTGTTTTGGAATTGTTGGTGTGTCCATTGGAGTTCATGGAACTGTGAAGAATGACGAAACCATCTCTTTTGTGCCACAACATAAGTGGTACAATAAGGACTTAAAGCGTGACCTTGAGAAGATTTTAAATACAGTAGTTTATGTAGAAAATAATGCAAATTTATGTTCATTTGCAGAAAAAGTATATAATTTCCATCAAAGCAAGAACTTAATAAGTATTAGTATGTATTCCGGAATAGGTATAGGGTTTTTAATCAACGGAGAACTGGTAAAAGGGTATCATGGTTACGCAGGGGAAATGGGCCACATGATTATTAATCCTAATGGAAAACCTTGTAATTGTGGCAATTTTGGTTGTTGGGAGTTGTATGCTTCGGAAGTAAGCTTCATTAATGAATTGTCTGAAAAATTAAATAAACCAAAATTGACTTACGAGGATATCGAAAATCTTGTTATTGAGAGAAACCCAACAGTTATGGAGCAAATTGATAAATTTATAAAGAACGTATCTATCGGACTTAACAA
This genomic stretch from Neobacillus niacini harbors:
- a CDS encoding response regulator; its protein translation is MLKVLIIDDEPFISKGLSEKIDWPALGCEICGMASNGYEGKKLINQLKPDIVVSDIVMPGHTGLELAEFVHQNHKDILMILLSGYDEFTFAKEAFKYGVFDYLLKPTVVDEVMAVIKNAVNTIEQKRDKEKNYEYLENALQESIPIIEQSLLYEMTVKGIVPTQNIKQSIDLTPGKGAVITVEMDSDIQNDTVTKSIKDLLQTKNMEARFVTNDQKLLVIPSFSLLLPDKVVETRLKDIAEHILSYFSFENRIHVSMGIGGMFTSINTLHSSYLQSIKALSRGYFVGKGKIHIYSESSTEHFNNNFSAELSNFIEKFEEWELEKILLQIEGLFKELKYTFDRQLVLNLCLELLIKLGLIVAKWDKNFSMTVGYEQLERCKTFEQLLEFMKQTCVKVKNHLYETMNKNNLGVVEQAKRIIEQQYGNPDLNAQFIAEQLDVSVSYLSRTFKKDTGENLSNFLTEKRIQEAQKLLTTTDLKANEVSIMVGFLDARYFGQVFKKIMRTTPSEYKKCK
- a CDS encoding MFS transporter, with product MTNSKKKITIPRAIGYGLTDIMGGGAFTVIAAWLMYYYTTFVGLTPVEGASIIAIARIVDAVVSLSIGSITDNFYKFKLGRKFGRRRFFLLIGSPLMATYVLLWFTGMNYWYYLLSYLLFEIVMALVLIPWETLPSEMTKDFNERTKLSTARMFMSGTGVFLATFVPARLIAYFGEDNAYAYFINAVFFAILFAICIFISYKVTWENKLTPEEERELIVQSGKSKSFGETLSAIGSVLKEYWTTLKIKSFRKHLAIYLLSFTAKDVFNAVFVYFCVFALSISSSLAADLLSLSIIGVPIMLVAGFLMIKVGPGNLYKISYSVMLICLGAFYVVYLTKPDSMVVMLFVIAAFYQVGRAILDFTPWNVFPFIPDIDEIVTRQRREGLFAAVMTFARKTSVALATMVVGLVLQWGGFVAGEKTQTAEAVHTIVYTMVIGASVLLVAALLVVFTFKLNKQTHKILVDEIDRLKNNGSKLKVDPQTKEVVENLTGFKYEDIWKDNDESKIKSA
- a CDS encoding glycoside hydrolase family 31 protein produces the protein MSIREKYMFKFINEDNNCLSFKLDHSNFIARVFVLENDIVRVLMTDGEELSLPQTWLVAPGMDDVPMEGRQRLDISPFSLPTYVSYERDEVFYIETSALKVEIKLNGFNIHWYHKDSEQSDYIHFMNDRKTQAYNFDGSLGEGIFHYIERTREESYYGLGEKAGETDRYGKRYRMLNVDPMGYDAQYTDPLYKHIPFYITRNDKTNISFGIFYDNMSKAVFDMGNEMDNYHGWYRYFQSDAGDLDYYIIAGPEVKDVVKRYTWLTGKPIFQPKWSLGYSGSTMTYTDLPKSQERLNEFLQLCEEHDIICDSFQLSSGYTSIGDKRYVFNWNRDKFPDPKGFTDGYHEKNVHLCANIKPCLLKDHPLFEELQDKGMFIKSEDGKTPEMAQFWDEVGAYLDFTNKETYAWWKKKVTEALLEYGIDSTWNDNNEFEIWTKNVKSNGFGQEVNFELVRALQPLLMMKASYEAQKEFSPEVRPYLISRSGSPGMQRYVQTWTGDNYTSWKTVKYNIKMAVGLSLSGVYNIGHDIGGFSGPAPSPELFVRWVQNGIFYPRFTIHSWNDDQTVNVPWMYEETAGHIRDLIKFRHRLTPYLYTLLYNAHDQYEPIIKPTFYEFGQDKKTFEECDDFMLGDSILVTSVVEEGATERTVYLPKFDGGWYDYHTSTWYESGQTVTVPAPLTYAPFLVKEGSIIPVNDADCSFLTKTNDERGFELFPHQQTGTSDYVLYEDDGISSNFQENHTNLHVHMKTTSDRLEVSLEKEGVFELSYKQITFHLPKGETRELVVNGQPLQQTDNGSFVYYL
- a CDS encoding ABC transporter substrate-binding protein codes for the protein MKQSLKTISIFFITSIFVVILSACDNNPSQKETIGTDNEKKVTLDFLWFSDGVEGKVMKEIIKDYQAKNQNVEIKLIEVAYQDLDTKLKRMIAGGEPPALARITDTGNFADFALDLTPYVGGEEEFTSQFLPAIKPYYVKENRIIAAPMDVTATSIIYNKSLFSKAGVQVPQTPDEVWTWDEFAEALKTVKVKGGAKQGLLVDFTPRRYSTLVYQFGGSLMTEDGSAPAINNEKGVAALDYFIKLHKDAIIPESVWLGVDDPIKLFRSGQAAAHLSGNWILSNYSDIENFEWGVTYLPKKEIRSSVPGGKYIMGFKNTEVEEETADFIKYLSTKEVNAKFNQESLLLSSRLDNNELNYEFGKEMFKTFSNELENTPIIAAEDWRNQEVISQISTDMRDLIISALNGEVTSQEAMDAVAEKIREAIEGSHTNQSENRYDVPDNLQSSNHSASY
- a CDS encoding glycerol-3-phosphate responsive antiterminator — protein: MNQKIIPASSNMKEFESFLRSPYEIGVFLDMHIAQLKHINSMAKEKGKKMIYHVDLIHGIKNDDYATEYICQEFKPYGLISTKSSVIQKAKQKGVIAVQRIFLIDSHALEKSYKLITKTQPDYIEVLPGAMPKIIAEVKESVGIPILAGGLIRNSEDVDAALMAGATAITTSKRELWEGFF